From the genome of Leguminivora glycinivorella isolate SPB_JAAS2020 chromosome 26, LegGlyc_1.1, whole genome shotgun sequence, one region includes:
- the LOC125239963 gene encoding zinc finger protein draculin-like, translating into MESYYSCSCCLVRPPDKGLKTLYNHLGKTEIYYDMLTECFNLNLSFGNQECGICEVCVGRLRDASDFKMQVQRVQDVLHARLEGGVPSTADDNVKIKLETPTGDDTTSRGIKQEKSEAEMADSKITSDTSEEEKLPARATRASTASHKISAASSPNVTRRRRHTREKPYACNICDKRFVQKGHLNTHYAYHMGKFKFSCELCKRGFVQKYEYATHMRIHTGEKPYECDVCNKKFRQKGNLKIHKNSHLKYDPNRVEPGEITACKKESSDESEDQETTKYFSCDICKKQFKDKSYLETHSKHHSGDYPFACDICQRKFNTQFALNTHKFDHSGGKPFKCDKCDKSYRTKSALNTHSLAHTEGYKHACHLCNKQFIVKQNLNIHMRVHTGEKPYTCATCETKFRSRHCLQKHLLEKHNQVIDKQFSCDTCGKRFALQGTLEKHMKKHTEKETGDKKKELAFMCEICSKQFSTISILKYHREIHNEDRPFECEVCHKKYQTKRNLQDHVKVHEEKKHSCEVCGQPFRHKSALKVHIRRMHSENRPHVCDVCKKAFAVLAELKIHYRVHTGEKPYACEICCKKFQRLSGIKKHLINVHHDKPTKFVKLKELNKYD; encoded by the exons ATGGAGAGCTATTACTCGTGCAGCTGTTGCCTGGTACGCCCTCCAGACAAAGGGCTCAAAACTCTCTACAATCATCTCGGCAAAACAGAAATATATTATGATATGCTCACAgaatgttttaatttaaat CTAAGCTTCGGAAATCAGGAGTGTGGTATCTGCGAGGTGTGTGTGGGGCGGCTGCGGGACGCGAGCGACTTCAAGATGCAAGTGCAGCGTGTGCAAGATGTCCTACATGCAAGACTCGAGGGAGGAGTCCCATCCA CTGCGGATGacaatgtcaaaattaagtTAGAGACACCTACAGGAGATGACACCACTTCGC GTGGAATCAAGCAGGAGAAATCAGAAGCGGAGATGGCTGATAGCAAAATCACATCAG aTACATCAGAAGAAGAAAAATTGCCAGCGCGCGCAACTCGTGCTTCTACCGCGTCCCACAAAATCTCGGCCGCATCATCTCCAAACGTCACCAGGCGCCGCCGCCACACTAGAGAGAAACCTTACGCGTGCAACATATGCGACAAAAGATTTGTACAGAAAGGCCACTTAAATACTCATTACGCGTACCACATGGGAAAATTCAAATTCTCCTGCGAATTATGCAAACGGGGATTCGtacaaaaatatgaatatgcTACTCATATGCGAATACACACTGGCGAAAAACCGTACGAATGTGACGTATGCAACAAAAAATTTAGACAAAAGGGCaacttaaaaatacataaaaatagtCATTTAAAATATGACCCGAATCGTGTAGAGCCAGGAGAAATAACTGCATGCAAGAAAGAGTCGTCAGATGAATCGGAAGATCAAGAaactacaaaatatttttcGTGTGATATATGCAAAAAGCAATTTAAGGATAAAAGTTACTTAGAGACTCATTCAAAACACCATTCTGGAGACTATCCATTCGCATGCGATATTTGTCAAAGGAAGTTTAATACACAGTTCGCCTTGAATACACATAAATTTGATCACTCGGGAGGGAAACCTTTTAAGTGTGATAAATGCGATAAAAGTTACAGAACCAAAAGCGCTTTGAATACTCATTCGTTAGCTCACACAGAGGGTTATAAGCACGCATGTCACTTGTGTAATAAACAATTCATAGTAAAGCAGAATTTGAACATACATATGCGCGTACACACGGGAGAAAAGCCTTATACCTGTGCAACATGTGAAACCAAGTTTCGTTCTAGACATTGCTTACAGAAACATTTATTAGAGAAACACAATCAAGTTATAGACAAACAGTTTAGTTGTGATACATGTGGGAAACGTTTTGCATTACAAGGAACTTTagaaaaacatatgaaaaaacaCACTGAGAAGGAAACAGGAGATAAAAAGAAAGAACTTgcatttatgtgcgaaatatgtAGCAAACAATTTTCGACAATAAGTATACTTAAATACCATAGAGAAATTCATAATGAAGACAGACCATTCGAGTGTGAAGTGTGTCATAAAAAATACCAAACAAAAAGGAATTTACAGGACCATGTGAAGGTGCACGAGGAGAAAAAACACTCTTGTGAAGTGTGCGGGCAGCCATTCAGACACAAGTCAGCCTTGAAAGTTCATATTCGACGAATGCACTCCGAAAACAGACCACATGTTTGCGATGTTTGTAAAAAAGCTTTTGCAGTTCTTGCTGAACTAAAAATTCATTACAGAGTCCACACTGGGGAAAAACCGTATGCTTGTGAAATATGCTGTAAGAAATTTCAGCGCCTCAGTGGGATTAAGAAGCACCTTATAAATGTCCACCACGATAAACCTACAAAATTTGTTAAATTAAAAGAACTGAATAAATACGACTAA
- the LOC125240095 gene encoding zinc finger protein 155-like: MSSSGFYFPSAAHMLETNLTSAGEITTRQNECPEELEGQGPAKGFTCDICKKQFGDKKYLEAHSKHHTGDYRFSCDICEKKFNTQFALNTHKVDHAGGRPFKCEKCNKGYTTKGALNLHYKVHNEDYKYACHLCSKRFMIKEILNVHMRVHTGEKPYTCLTCETKFRYRYSLKRHLLDKHNQIMDKQFACDKCDKRFALQGTLAKHMNKHTRKEIAEKKREIEKETGEKKDELAFMCEICSRRFSTKGILKTHINTHGEEKPFECALCHKHFRTKMNLQDHMQVHEEKKHFCEVCGQPFRHKSALNVHIRRMHSGNRPHVCDICKKSFVVLAELKIHQRIHTGEKPYACEICCKKFQGLRKVKNHLKNVHHEPPTRYVILTEFNQYD, from the coding sequence ATgtcaagttcaggattctatttccCAAGCGCAGCTCACATGCTGGAGACAAACCTTACGAGTGCAGGAGAAATAACTACACGTCAAAATGAATGTCCAGAAGAATTGGAAGGTCAAGGACCTGCAAAAGGTTTTACATGTGATATATGCAAAAAACAATTTggggataaaaaatatttagaagCTCATTCAAAACATCACACTGGTGATTATCGATTCTCATGCGACATTTGTGAAAAGAAATTTAACACTCAGTTCGCTTTGAATACTCATAAAGTCGACCACGCCGGAGGAAGACCTTTTAAGTGTGAAAAATGTAACAAAGGATACACAACGAAAGGTGCTTTAAATCTACATTACAAAGTTCACAATGAGGACTATAAATACGCGTGCCATCTGTGCAGTAAACGTTTCATGATAAAAGAGATATTAAACGTCCATATGCGCGTACACACAGGGGAAAAGCCTTATACATGTTTAACATGCGAAACTAAGTTTCGCTATAGATATAGCTTGAAACGACATCTATTGGATAAACACAACCAAATTATGGACAAACAGTTCGCTTGTGATAAATGTGACAAACGATTTGCTTTACAAGGAACTTTAGCAAAACATATGAACAAACACACTCGGAAGGAAATTGCTGAAAAAAAGAGAGAGATAGAAAAGGAAACGGGAGAGAAAAAGGACGAACTAGCATTTATGTGTGAAATATGCAGCAGAAGATTCTCCACGAAAGGTATTCTAAAAACCCATATAAATACACATGGGGAAGAAAAGCCTTTCGAGTGTGCACTGTGTCATAAACACTTCCGAACTAAGATGAACTTACAAGACCATATGCAGGTTCACGAGGAAAAAAAACACTTCTGTGAAGTATGTGGTCAGCCATTCAGACACAAGTCTGCCTTGAATGTTCATATTCGAAGAATGCACTCCGGAAACAGACCACATGTTTGTGACATTTGTAAAAAAAGTTTTGTAGTTCTTGCTGAACTAAAAATCCATCAACGGATACACACTGGAGAAAAGCCGTATGCTTGCGAAATATGTTGTAAGAAATTTCAGGGACTTAGAAAAGTTAAGAATCATCTAAAAAATGTCCACCACGAGCCGCCTACGAGATATGTTATATTGACAGAATTTAATCAATACgactaa
- the LOC125239937 gene encoding zinc finger protein 624-like produces MRIHSGEKPYECDICNKKYRHKGQLNLHKSKHFKYDQNQLEPGEITTRQNECPEELEGQGPAKGFTCDICKKQFGDKKYLEAHSKHHTGDYRFSCDICEKKFNTQFALNTHKVDHAGGRPFKCEKCNKGYTTKGALNLHYKVHNEDYKYACHLCSKRFMIKEILNVHMRVHTGEKPYTCLTCETKFRYRYSLKRHLLDKHNQIMDKQFACDKCDKRFALQGTLAKHMNKHTRKEIAEKKRKIEKETGEKKDELAFMCEICSRRFSTKGILKTHINTHGEEKPFECALCHKHFRTKMNLQDHMQVHEEKKHFCEVCGQPFRHKSALNVHIRRMHSGNRPHVCDICKKSFVVLAELKIHQRIHTGEKPYACEICCKKFQGLRKVKNHLKNVHHEPPTRYVILTEFNQYD; encoded by the coding sequence ATGCGGATACACAGCGGTGAAAAACCATACGAATGTGATATATGTAACAAGAAATACAGACATAAAGGCCAATTAAACTTACATAAGAGTAAACATTTTAAATACGATCAGAATCAGTTGGAGCCAGGAGAAATAACTACACGTCAAAATGAATGTCCAGAAGAATTGGAAGGTCAAGGACCTGCAAAAGGTTTTACATGTGATATATGCAAAAAACAATTTggggataaaaaatatttagaagCTCATTCAAAACATCACACTGGTGATTATCGATTCTCATGCGACATTTGTGAAAAGAAATTTAACACTCAGTTCGCTTTGAATACTCATAAAGTCGACCACGCCGGAGGAAGACCTTTTAAGTGTGAAAAATGTAACAAAGGATACACAACGAAAGGTGCTTTAAATCTACATTACAAAGTTCACAATGAGGACTATAAATACGCGTGCCATCTGTGCAGTAAACGTTTCAtgataaaagaaatattaaacGTCCATATGCGCGTACACACAGGGGAAAAGCCTTATACATGTTTAACATGCGAAACTAAGTTTCGCTATAGATATAGCTTGAAACGACATCTATTGGATAAACACAACCAAATTATGGACAAACAGTTCGCTTGTGATAAATGTGACAAACGATTTGCTTTACAAGGAACTTTAGCAAAACATATGAACAAACACACTCGGAAGGAAATTGCTGAAAAAAAGAGAAAGATAGAAAAGGAAACGGGAGAGAAAAAGGACGAACTAGCATTTATGTGTGAAATATGCAGCAGAAGATTCTCCACGAAAGGTATTCTAAAAACCCATATAAATACACATGGGGAAGAAAAGCCTTTCGAATGTGCACTGTGTCATAAACACTTCCGAACTAAGATGAACTTACAAGACCATATGCAGGTTCACGAGGAAAAAAAACACTTCTGTGAAGTATGCGGTCAGCCATTCAGACACAAGTCAGCCTTGAATGTTCATATTCGAAGAATGCACTCCGGAAACAGACCACATGTTTGTGATATTTGTAAGAAGAGTTTTGTAGTTCTTGCTGAACTAAAAATCCATCAACGGATACACACTGGAGAAAAGCCGTATGCTTGCGAAATATGTTGTAAGAAATTTCAGGGGCTTAGAAAAGTTAAGAATCATCTGAAAAATGTCCACCACGAGCCGCCTACGAGATATGTTATATTGACAGAATTTAATCAATACgactaa